GCCGTGGTGACGGACGTGGAGGAGATCCAGGGGGAACGGCTGGCCCGGCTGGCCCAGATGGGCTTGCTCCCCGGGGCGGAAGTTCGGGTTCTCCGGAGGCGCCCGACGCTGATCGTCGAGGTGGATGGCATGACCCTGGCCCTGGATCCCACCGTGGCCATGCGCATCCGGGTGGCCTCCTGAAGGCCCCGATATCCCCCCTCAGGATCCGGGGACGGTCCCCGGGGAAGGGAAAGACTGGATCCGCCAGTCGGCGCAGGTGTCCGTGTCCCGCCCCGCCGGGTAGCGCTCGAGGCTCTGCCCGCGAGACGGAGCCGAGCAGCGGGGCGCGCTCCCCCATTCCACCCGATCCACCTCTCCCTCCGGCCCGATCAGGACCACCTCATCCTGCGTGTTGTTGAGGTTCCAGGTTCCCCGCCCCCATGTCGGATCGGGGAGGAGGTCGGGAACCGCGGGATCGGTCCCAGCCAGCTCGAAGTCCGGCGGGATCCCGTAGCGCATGCGGAAGGCCTGGGCGGAGACGGCGATGATCCGGACCTGGCCGGGGGCGATGGAGGCACCGGGCGGGAAGCGATACATCCCCTCGTAGTCCCCCGGCGTCGCCGCGTCGCCGATGCGATACAGCGAGAGATCCAGGAGCTCCCCACCCGGGTTATAGATCTCCACCCACTCTTCGTTGGGGTCGATCCGGGGGGCGTTGACCAGCACCTCGCTGATCAACAGATGCGGGGGGCGGTGATCCCGGAAGACCAGGGGCAGGTAGATCTTCGGCCGGGCGAGCTCCCAGTCGAACCGGAACAGCTCCGTTAGGGCATGGAACCCTTCCTCCGACCGGAAGATCAGCATCAGCTCCCGGTTCAGCTTGTGGGAGGTCTCCGTCCCGTTGGTCGAGCCCAGGATCACGTAGGGCGCTCCGCCCTGGCGGAGGAGGAACATCTTGTTGTGCAGGCCGTTCCCGCCGGGGTTCCCCAGGCGCACCTGAAGGGTGGCGGAGAGGGTTGGGCTCATCGCTCGCAAAGCCTCCAGATATGCCGCAGTGGCGCTGTTCCCCCGCGGGGCGTTCGGATCATCGTAGAAGCGGTCCAGCATGATCTGCACCGAGGCCCCGCGCCCGGCGGCCTCAATGAGAGTGGCCAGGACCAGGTTCGGGGAGATCACCGGGGCGACGCCAGGATCCGCCGCGCTGGGGCCCCACCAGGGCGGCAGAGCCAGCTGCTGGACTTGGAGGACGTCCCCCGCGCCGGCCGAGCGCAGCGGGTGCCACATCGGGTTCTCGAAGTCCAGGATGCCCTCCGGTCCGACGATGAGGGCAACCTCGGTGGCGGTGATCGGGATCGGCTCCCGGAAGCGGACCGGGTAAGCGGTCCCGCCCAGGGAGAGGGGCGGGGTGTAGGTGAGGGGAGGGTCTTCCATCAGGGGGACGACGTCCCGGAAGACGGGGTCCGTGTCGAAGCGGAAGAGGTCGGTCAGGAAGCCTGCCATCTCGGCGGACTCGAAGGCCACCAGGACGCCGCGCTGGCCCTGGGTCCCATCATCCTTCGGATCATCGGGCATCGCCCGGGGGCTCAGGTTCTCCGTCCCGATCAGCACCCGCCGGTCGTCTGCCACCAGGAATTTGGCGTGGGCGTAGGCGTAGCGGCGCAGGGCCGGCGGGCTGGCCGCGGGCATGTTGCGCATGATCAGACACTGGCCGCCGGCCTCCCGCAAGAGCCGGCAGGCGTAACGGGCGTCGTCCGTGAGGCCGCCCGGAGGCGTGCCGTCCAGCAGCAGGGTGACCGAGACCCCGCGGCGGGCGGCGGCGGCGAGGCGCTCCGCCAACCGGGGATGCTCGAACGTGAAGAGCTCCCCCCGGATGGAGTGTTGCGCCGCATCGATCCAGGCCGAGACCGCCTCGAAGGCGTGATCCGGGGCGATGATCAGGGTCATGGGGAAGGTCCCGCTCAGACGGAACGGCGCCCCGAAGCGTTCCGGGGCCCAGCCCGGGAACCGCAGGCGGCGCCCGACCCACGGATCCTCCCGATCGCTGGCCCAGTCGGAGGCGGTGTCGGTATCCAGGGGATGTCCCGTGGCCGGATCCGCCCGTCGGACCAGGAGACGCCCTTCGGTGCGGGCACCCCGGATTCCATAGATCTGGAGGAGGCGTCCGTGCCAGCCCAGGGTCTCCGTGTAGCCGTCCCCATACAGCACCGCGTCCACCAAGTCGCCGGCGGCGTCCCGGAGGACCACCTCATCGCCGGCGTTGGCGAAGCCCGGCCACGTCCCGCTGACCGGCCGCACCCCTTCCAGCCCGTCTGGGAAGACCGCGGCGTCCGGAGGATGGCCGAAGGCGAGGGTGAACGAGAGGGCGTGGTGGGCGATCCAGAGGGAGGCGGGCGGGGTGATCAAGAAGCCCGCGGGGAAGCGCACCCCACCGGTCCCCGTGATGCGATCCCGCAGCGTCCACCCGCTGAGATCGATGGGTTCTGTTCCGAGGACGGTGAGCTGCACTGCTTCGTCGGGCTCGCCGGAGAAAACGCCGTCCGGGTGGACGGCGGTGATCCACACCGGAGGTCGGCCGGCCTGGAAGGCGCGGGGCGGGACAAGGAAGGCGATGAGGGCGCCGGTCAGGCCCAGCAGCAGAGAGAGGATCAGGCGGCGGACGCGGTGCATCCCCGGGTTCCTCTTTCCGGATGAGTGTCTGCTCTGTAAAGATGATAGACACTTGCCCCGGAGAAACCGTTTCCGAGCGGGGGGCGCCGCATCCGCCGGCTCCCGGGCTCCGTCTTTCATTATGGAGACGGAGGTTCGCGGTGGGCCCTCCGATCGCGGGTCACGGGCCGGGATCGGGTGGGGCGGGGCGAGCGGTCAGGGCTTCGGGGGCGAGGATCTCGGGCAGATCGTCGAGGGAACGGGTCATCCGGACCCATTTCCCCCAGCGGCCGTTCTCCCGGAAGCCGAGGTTCCGGTAGAGGGACCGAGCGCGCTCGTTGCGCTCCCCCACCCAGAGCTCGCACTCCCGGCAGCCCCGGGCGCGCAGGTAGGCCATCCCCCGCAGCAGCAGCGCGCGCCCCAGCCCCATGCCCTGATACTCGGGGTCCACCACCAGCTCATGGATCGCCCCCACCGCCCCGTGGTCCCAGCGGGAGTCGGTGGCGATGAAGCCGACCGGGCGCGGGCCATCGTAGGCGATGAAGGAGCCCGTGGGATCGCGGTGGCGGAGCCATTTCAGGTAGGCCTTCACTTCTGCGCGATGGCGGTAGAAGTAGTCCCCCAACGGCTGATAGGCGCGGAAATAGAGATCGATCAGGTCCGCGGAGCCGGAGAGGGGCTCCTGGACGATGCGGATGGCTTCGATGGAGCGCGGCAAAGAGGATCACCTCCTTCCAGGGCGCGTTTCATCCCGCAGCGATGTCCGTCCGGTCCCGAATGGAGCCTGGAGGTGCTGTGGCCACAGGTAGCCTGGGGTAACTGCGTGCCATTGTCCCAAAGCGCTCGCAGGCGGAGAACCGGAGGCGGGGGCTCTAAGCCACCGGTCCGGCCGGGGAAACCCAGGTGTTAGGCTTCGGGAAGGGCTCGCTGATCCTCCCGCGTTACCGGACGGATGCCGTTCCGGCATGGCCGCTCTCAACGATACGCATCGTTCCGCTTGCGGATGTCCTCGATCTGAATCGTATGCTCGTCCCAGGTCAGGTAGATCCGATACTCGCCCGCCCGATAGGACAACAACTCTCCCCGATCATGGCGGATCTTCGTCAGCGGGGGGCGCTGGGCCTGCTCCAGCTGACGGATCCGCCGCATGACCTGCTCCCGATGCTTGGGATGCAGCTCTTCCAGCGCGCGCCAGGCTCGCTCTGTGATCCGAAGCACCATTGGAACCTCACCACCCTCTCCCGCCATCCATCACCCGTTTTCTAACCTTATTTTACATCGGCCGGTTCCCCTCCGGCGAATTTGTGGCCCAGATCTCCGGAGGGGAGCCCTGGACCGAGAGATCATTGTCTGAGCGCTCTTAAGGATTTTAGGTCGCAAGCTTCACTTTTTCGGAGATCCGTTCCAGCTGGGTGCGGCAGGTTTCGATGAGCTGGGCGATCCGAACGGGGTCGCGGGGGGTCCTCCGGAGGGCCTGTTGGAGGGCCTCCAGTGTGCGGGTAAGGTCGCTCCAGGCCTGGAGGAGGGGATCCGGGCTGGGGGGTGGGGCGGGACGCGGGGCTGGGAAGATGGGGAGGGGTTGGGGAGCGGGGCCGAGGCCCAGGGCGCCGCGGACCTGATCCAGGATCTCCTGGAAGACCGTTTCGTCCTGGACGAAGTTGCGGGTGGCGTCAATGATCAGAAAGGGGCCGGGGTAGGTCGCAAAGAAGGCCTCGTAAGCGAGGCGCAGACGCTCGATGTAGCCGCGGTCCATCCCGCGCTCGTAGGGGCGATCCCGCAGGGCGATGCGGGCCATCAGCGTGTCGGTATCCGCCCGAAGATAGAGGACCAGGGTGGGCGTGGGGATCTTCTCCGCCAGGGCCTGATGGAGCTGCTCATAAAGGGCCAGCTCGTCCCCGGTCAGGTTCAGGCGCGCGAACAGGCGGTCCTTGGCGAACATGTAATCGCTGATCACCGGCCCATGCTCCAGATGGGCCGCAAGCTCCTGATGTTGCCGGTAGCGGCTGAGCAGGAAGAAGATCTGGGTGGGGAAGGCATAGCGGGCGCGGTCCTGATAGAAGTAGAGGAGGAACGGGTTCTCCTCGAACCGCTCCAGGAGGGGACGGGCCTGCAGGGCGGGGGCCAGCATGCGGGCCAGGGTGGTCTTGCCGACGCCGATCACGCCTTCGATGGCCAGAAACCAGTGGGGCATAAACGCCTCCGGCTCCCGGGATGATGACTAACTCGAGAGGAATCCGCCATCCACGGCGAGGACCGCTCCGTTGACATAGCTGGCCAGATCGCTGGCCAGGAAAAGGGCGGCCCGGGCCACCTCATCCGGATCCCCGAACCGGCCCATGGGAAGCCGGGCGTTGAAGTGGAAGGCGAGGACCATCCGCCGGATGTTCAGCCTTCGGAGGGTCTCCCGCTGGAGCCGGCGCACGCCTTCTGTGCGGATTCCTCCGGGGACCAGGACGTTGGCCCGGATCCCCCGGCGGCCGAACTCCCGGGCGATGGCGCGCGTCAGGGCCACCACGCCCAGTTTGGCGGCGTCGTAGTGAGCGAGCCCCTCCGCAAAGGGCAGGAAGGCCTCCACCGAGCTGATGTTCACAATGGCGCCTCCTCGCCCCCGGGGTAAAGCGCGGATGAACGCCTGGCACATCCAGAAGACGGCGTCCAGGTTCACGGCCATGGCGCCGTCGTAGAAAGCTTCATCGATCTCCTCAAAGGACCGGAACGTGTAAGCCCCTGCGTTGTTCACCAGGATCTCCACCGACCGGCCTTTGAGCCGCGCCCACAGGGCCTCGATCTCCTCCTTGCGGGAGAGATCCACCTGATGGCTGTGAACTTCCACTCGGCTTTCCCGAAGCGTTTCCTGAAGGTGCCGGAGGCCCTCTTCGTCCCGATCCACGAGCTCCAGGCTCGCCCCGGCCTCCGCGAACCGGAGGGTGATGGCCTTCCCGATCCCGGACGCCGCTCCGGTGATGAGCGCTCTCTTCCCTTTCAGGGAGAGAAGGTCTGGAAGCGCGGGATCCGCCATAGACGGTTCCCTCCTTCGAGAAGGTCTCGCTGTGTTCGGGTTCAAGGGACTACAGCACCCGGGCGCCGGTGCGGCGGGCGATGGCCTCCAGGGCGCGGAGGGCGAGATCGCGGGTCAGCGCGTCCACCCGGGGATCGAAGGCCACGGCCCGGATGGCGGCCAGGTCGTCGGCCTCCCCCATCCGAGCCAGGGTGAGCAACGCCGCCCGTTGCACCTCTGGTTCCCCTCGTTCCAGCGCCCGATACAGGCTTTGCCGGGCCGACCCGCCCCCGACTCCCTCTCCTTCCCGCACCGCCCACTCGATCAGCCACCCCAGCTGCTCGAGGACCACCGGGCGCAGGTCGGGTGGGGCGGGCTCCCGGCCGGCCGCCCAGCGCGCCAGGGCGTCCTGGGCAGCCGAGCGCACCAGCCACTCCCGATCCTCTCGAGCCAGGGCCTCCAGTCGGGCCTTCGCCCACTCCTCCCGAAAGCCAGCCAGGGCGAAGGCGGCCGCCCGCCGCACGCGCCAGTCCGCCTCCTCCGTCGCCTCCTGCAGCAGCTGAGGGCCCTCCGGGTAGTTCCGCAGCGCCTCCGCCGCCAGGATCCGGATTTCCTCTTCGGCCTCCAAGAGCAGAAGAACCAGCCGTTGCATGGCGGGTTCGGTGCCGTGCTCCCCCAGGGCGGTCACCGCGGCCCGGCGGACCTCGGGATCGGGATCCGACAGGGCCTGCTCCAGGAAGGGCAGGTCGCTCTCCTGCCCCAGCCATCCCAGCCCGCGGACCGCGGCCATGCGGATCTCGGGGTCCGGGTGGCGGAGGGCTTTGTGGAAGAGCACCGGCACCCCCCGGTCTCTGGTGCGGACCAGCGCCTCGGCGAGGCGCCGGCGCAGGGCGGGCGGCAGGCCGGGCTTCAGGAAGGCTCGGGCCAGGGCGGCCATCCCGTCCGCACGCCATGGCGCCTGGGGCGAGGCCACGGCGATCCACTCGGCTACCCGCAGCAGCCGCGTGTAGAAGGCGTCGTCGGGCTCCGACAAGGCGCGTTCGACGATCCCGATCATCGGTCCCAGGGCGGCGTAGAACGTGAAGACGGCTTCCCATCGCGGATCATCGAGATGGCGCGCAAGGGGCACCGGATCGCCGGCTTGGGCAATCGCCCACGCCGCCAGATACGCCTGGAGGAGGGGATGGCGGAAGTGTCCGTGCTCCTCATCGATGGGGACGATGGGCCGGCCGGGGGCGGTGAGGGCTTCGATGGCGGCGTCCATCTGACGTCGGGCGGCCGAGGCCGCCAGCTCCGGGAGGGTCTGACGGATCGTCTCTTCCAGATCCTCCAGGGTGATCTGAAAGCGTTCCTCCTCCAGGAGCCGCAAGGCCACCCGCCCGAGGACCAGCCGGGCGCCGGGCATGGTCAGCGCGGTCTTCCCGGTGATCCCCTGGAGCAGGCGTTCCAGGATGGCGTCGTAAAGCCCTGG
This DNA window, taken from Thermoflexus hugenholtzii JAD2, encodes the following:
- a CDS encoding SDR family NAD(P)-dependent oxidoreductase; amino-acid sequence: MADPALPDLLSLKGKRALITGAASGIGKAITLRFAEAGASLELVDRDEEGLRHLQETLRESRVEVHSHQVDLSRKEEIEALWARLKGRSVEILVNNAGAYTFRSFEEIDEAFYDGAMAVNLDAVFWMCQAFIRALPRGRGGAIVNISSVEAFLPFAEGLAHYDAAKLGVVALTRAIAREFGRRGIRANVLVPGGIRTEGVRRLQRETLRRLNIRRMVLAFHFNARLPMGRFGDPDEVARAALFLASDLASYVNGAVLAVDGGFLSS
- a CDS encoding GNAT family N-acetyltransferase — translated: MPRSIEAIRIVQEPLSGSADLIDLYFRAYQPLGDYFYRHRAEVKAYLKWLRHRDPTGSFIAYDGPRPVGFIATDSRWDHGAVGAIHELVVDPEYQGMGLGRALLLRGMAYLRARGCRECELWVGERNERARSLYRNLGFRENGRWGKWVRMTRSLDDLPEILAPEALTARPAPPDPGP
- a CDS encoding type II toxin-antitoxin system RelE family toxin, with translation MVLRITERAWRALEELHPKHREQVMRRIRQLEQAQRPPLTKIRHDRGELLSYRAGEYRIYLTWDEHTIQIEDIRKRNDAYR
- a CDS encoding NACHT domain-containing protein; this encodes MGFPGAWRFDPLSALIGALLALLGVGLLYAIRRPLQARYAALRGRLEQAGQRLRLAAESQYRQWLAEQLPHWIAWSALDPRLARCLIEPVLLPPPPYPSTQIQTLPPEDPVPLRPVLRATRRLFIYGPPGSGRTGALCYLIQEALAGRLDGQAPLPLYVRLPLIEPDPTASPEALLLRFLGRMVPLILRPRLEGMIQTALKDGNALLLLDELDEIPPPRQPEVIRWLGQLVEAYPELRIVVAGDHFPTQPLEGMGFVALPLAPWSRAQVERFLEGWAEATGIPLLDLRERSAAWRRDRIGRWRPADVAAALALGSARPGDPGLYDAILERLLQGITGKTALTMPGARLVLGRVALRLLEEERFQITLEDLEETIRQTLPELAASAARRQMDAAIEALTAPGRPIVPIDEEHGHFRHPLLQAYLAAWAIAQAGDPVPLARHLDDPRWEAVFTFYAALGPMIGIVERALSEPDDAFYTRLLRVAEWIAVASPQAPWRADGMAALARAFLKPGLPPALRRRLAEALVRTRDRGVPVLFHKALRHPDPEIRMAAVRGLGWLGQESDLPFLEQALSDPDPEVRRAAVTALGEHGTEPAMQRLVLLLLEAEEEIRILAAEALRNYPEGPQLLQEATEEADWRVRRAAAFALAGFREEWAKARLEALAREDREWLVRSAAQDALARWAAGREPAPPDLRPVVLEQLGWLIEWAVREGEGVGGGSARQSLYRALERGEPEVQRAALLTLARMGEADDLAAIRAVAFDPRVDALTRDLALRALEAIARRTGARVL
- a CDS encoding phospholipase D-like domain-containing protein, whose amino-acid sequence is MHRVRRLILSLLLGLTGALIAFLVPPRAFQAGRPPVWITAVHPDGVFSGEPDEAVQLTVLGTEPIDLSGWTLRDRITGTGGVRFPAGFLITPPASLWIAHHALSFTLAFGHPPDAAVFPDGLEGVRPVSGTWPGFANAGDEVVLRDAAGDLVDAVLYGDGYTETLGWHGRLLQIYGIRGARTEGRLLVRRADPATGHPLDTDTASDWASDREDPWVGRRLRFPGWAPERFGAPFRLSGTFPMTLIIAPDHAFEAVSAWIDAAQHSIRGELFTFEHPRLAERLAAAARRGVSVTLLLDGTPPGGLTDDARYACRLLREAGGQCLIMRNMPAASPPALRRYAYAHAKFLVADDRRVLIGTENLSPRAMPDDPKDDGTQGQRGVLVAFESAEMAGFLTDLFRFDTDPVFRDVVPLMEDPPLTYTPPLSLGGTAYPVRFREPIPITATEVALIVGPEGILDFENPMWHPLRSAGAGDVLQVQQLALPPWWGPSAADPGVAPVISPNLVLATLIEAAGRGASVQIMLDRFYDDPNAPRGNSATAAYLEALRAMSPTLSATLQVRLGNPGGNGLHNKMFLLRQGGAPYVILGSTNGTETSHKLNRELMLIFRSEEGFHALTELFRFDWELARPKIYLPLVFRDHRPPHLLISEVLVNAPRIDPNEEWVEIYNPGGELLDLSLYRIGDAATPGDYEGMYRFPPGASIAPGQVRIIAVSAQAFRMRYGIPPDFELAGTDPAVPDLLPDPTWGRGTWNLNNTQDEVVLIGPEGEVDRVEWGSAPRCSAPSRGQSLERYPAGRDTDTCADWRIQSFPSPGTVPGS
- a CDS encoding deoxynucleoside kinase, which produces MPHWFLAIEGVIGVGKTTLARMLAPALQARPLLERFEENPFLLYFYQDRARYAFPTQIFFLLSRYRQHQELAAHLEHGPVISDYMFAKDRLFARLNLTGDELALYEQLHQALAEKIPTPTLVLYLRADTDTLMARIALRDRPYERGMDRGYIERLRLAYEAFFATYPGPFLIIDATRNFVQDETVFQEILDQVRGALGLGPAPQPLPIFPAPRPAPPPSPDPLLQAWSDLTRTLEALQQALRRTPRDPVRIAQLIETCRTQLERISEKVKLAT